The proteins below are encoded in one region of Pleuronectes platessa chromosome 12, fPlePla1.1, whole genome shotgun sequence:
- the LOC128453207 gene encoding glutathione S-transferase A4, translating to MAGKVVLTYFDGRGRMESIRWLLAAAEVEFEEVFLTTREQYEKLLSDGDLMFQQVPLVEIDGMKLVQTKAILQYIAEKYNLHGKDLKDKVMVNMYLEGTMDLMEMIMTLPFVKDKQPKLDNIETKAKERYLPVFEKALSGPVYLVGGKLSCADVQLMECTLMLEEKFPAILADFRNVKSFQGRMSRVPGLSKFLQPGSQRKPQPDDAYLKTVMEVLRPKF from the exons ATGGCTGGAAAAGTTGTTCTCACTTATTTTGACGGCAGAGGGAGAATGGAGTCGATCCGCTGGCTTCTGGCTGCagcggaggtggag TTCGAAGAGGTTTTCCTGACGACTCGGGAGCAGTATGAGAAACTCCTCAGTG ACGGAGATCTCATGTTCCAGCAGGTTCCCCTGGTGGAGATAGATGGCATGAAGCTCGTTCAGACCAAGGCGATCCTGCAATACATCGCAGAGAAGTACAATCTCCACGGCAAAGATCTCAAAGACAAAGTCAT GGTCAACATGTACTTAGAGGGAACCATGGATCTCATGGAAATGATAATGACGCTGCCGTTTGTCAAGGATAAACAACCCAAACTGGACAATATTGAAACCAAAGCAAAGGAGCGCTATCTGCCTGTGTTTGAAAAG GCTCTGTCTGGACCTGTGTACCTGGTGGGAGGTAAACTGAGCTGTGCAGATGTGCAGCTGATGGAATGCACCCTGATGCTGGAGGAGAAGTTCCCGGCGATCCTCGCGGACTTCCGCAACGTCAAG TCTTTCCAGGGCAGGATGAGCCGGGTCCCAGGCCTCAGCAAGTTTCTGCAGCCGGGCAGCCAGAGGAAGCCACAGCCAGACGACGCCTATTTGAAGACGGTCATGGAGGTGTTGAGACCTAAGTTTTaa
- the LOC128453212 gene encoding glutathione S-transferase A4: MAASVFSQLSPCFYLLKEYSYITTHTLLPSATSPTAELSPAHLHRFVIPPKNQTMAGKVVLTYFNGRGKMESIRWLLAAAEVEFEEVFLTTREQYEKLLSDGDLMFQQVPLVEIDGMKLIQTKAILQYIAEKYNLHGKDLKDKVMINMYSEGIMDLMEMIMMLPFVTDKQPKLDNIETKAKERYLPVFEKALSGPVYLVGGKLSCADVQLMECTLMLEEKFPAILADFRNVKSFQGRMSRVPGLSKFLQPGSQRKPQPDDVYVKTVIEVLRPKF, from the exons atggCAGCCTCCGTGTTTTCTCAACTGTCACCGTGTTTTTATCTTCTGAAGGAATACAGTTATATAACAACTCACACTTTGCTTCCATCGGCCACTTCTCCCACAGCTGAACTCAGCCCTGCTCAT CTTCACAGATTTGTTATCCCCCCTAAAAACCAAACCATGGCAGGAAAAGTTGTGCTCACCTACTTCAATGGCAGAGGGAAAATGGAGTCGATCCGCTGGCTTCTGGCTGCagcggaggtggag TTCGAAGAGGTTTTCCTGACGACCCGGGAGCAGTATGAGAAACTCCTCAGTG ACGGAGATCTCATGTTCCAGCAGGTTCCCCTGGTGGAAATAGACGGTATGAAGCTCATCCAGACCAAGGCAATCCTGCAATACATCGCAGAGAAGTACAATCTCCACGGAAAAGATCTTAAAGACAAAGTCAT GATTAACATGTACTCAGAGGGAATCATGGATCTCATGGAAATGATAATGATGCTGCCGTTTGTCACGGATAAACAACCCAAACTGGACAATATTGAAACCAAAGCAAAGGAGCGCTATCTGCCTGTGTTTGAAAAG GCTCTGTCTGGACCTGTGTACCTGGTGGGAGGTAAACTGAGCTGTGCAGATGTGCAGCTGATGGAATGCACCCTGATGCTGGAGGAGAAGTTCCCGGCGATCCTCGCGGACTTCCGCAACGTCAAG TCTTTCCAGGGCAGGATGAGCCGGGTCCCAGGCCTCAGCAAGTTTCTGCAGCCGGGCAGCCAGAGGAAGCCGCAGCCAGACGACGTCTATGTGAAGACGGTCATCGAGGTGTTGAGACCCAAGTTTTaa
- the tmem14a gene encoding transmembrane protein 14A yields the protein MDWIGFCYAAAIALGGFMGYKRKGSVMSLMAGLVFGGLSAYGAYNVSNDPKDIKVSLIASGLLAVIMGMRYKKSGKLLPAGIMSGLSLLMVFRLLLLIMA from the exons atGGACTGGATCGGGTTCTGCTACGCTGCGGCCATCGCCCTTGGAGGGTTCATGGGCTACAAGCGAAAAG GCAGCGTGATGTCCCTGATGGCGGGGCTAGTGTTTGGTGGATTATCTGCTTATGGTGCCTACAATGTCTCAAATGACCCAAAGGACATTAAGGTCTCATTGA TTGCCTCTGGACTCCTTGCAGTAATCATGGGCATGAGATACAAGAAGTCTGGGAAATTATTGCCTGCTGGGATTATGTCGGGGCTAAG TTTGTTAATGGTGTTTCGACTTTTGCTCCTGATCATGGCGTGA